A portion of the Micromonospora tarapacensis genome contains these proteins:
- the bldD gene encoding transcriptional regulator BldD produces the protein MPSEYAKSLGARLRSIRQQQGLSLQGVEEKSNGRWKAVVVGSYERGDRAVTVSRLAELAEFYRVPVSELLPDGSGVRHEPTSKIVLDLERLYDEASEDLAYVARYARAIQQQRGDYNGRVLSIRADDLRALAIVYDASPSGLIERLTEHGVLVADPRAFFAS, from the coding sequence ATGCCCTCTGAATACGCCAAGTCTCTGGGCGCCCGTCTGCGCTCCATCCGCCAGCAGCAGGGCCTGTCCCTGCAGGGGGTGGAGGAGAAGTCGAACGGGCGCTGGAAGGCGGTGGTGGTCGGCTCGTACGAGCGCGGCGACCGGGCCGTCACGGTGTCCCGCCTGGCCGAGTTGGCCGAGTTCTACCGCGTTCCGGTCTCGGAACTGCTGCCCGACGGCAGCGGGGTGCGGCACGAACCCACCAGCAAGATCGTTCTGGATCTGGAGCGGCTCTACGACGAGGCCAGCGAGGACCTCGCCTACGTCGCCCGGTATGCGCGCGCCATCCAGCAGCAGCGCGGTGACTACAACGGCCGGGTGCTGTCGATCCGCGCCGACGACCTGCGCGCCCTCGCCATCGTCTACGACGCCTCGCCGTCCGGCCTGATCGAGCGACTGACCGAGCACGGCGTGCTGGTCGCCGACCCCCGGGCGTTCTTCGCCTCCTGA
- the nusB gene encoding transcription antitermination factor NusB, which yields MPARRKARKRALDVLFEADLRDRPPVEVLAGYVERIEKPRPDHLGYAIGLVEGVAGHLDRIDELISSYAEGWTLDRMPVVDRNLARIAVYELLYVDEIDDAVAISEAVELARQMSTDDSPRFLNGLLGRIAEYATR from the coding sequence ATGCCGGCGCGTCGCAAGGCGCGCAAGCGGGCGTTGGACGTGCTCTTCGAGGCCGACCTGCGTGATCGTCCGCCGGTCGAGGTGCTCGCCGGCTACGTCGAGCGGATCGAGAAGCCGCGCCCCGACCACCTGGGGTACGCGATCGGTCTGGTCGAGGGCGTGGCCGGGCACCTGGACCGGATCGACGAGCTGATCTCCAGCTACGCCGAGGGCTGGACGCTGGACCGGATGCCGGTGGTCGACCGCAACCTGGCCCGGATCGCGGTCTACGAGTTGCTGTACGTCGACGAGATCGACGACGCGGTGGCGATCAGCGAGGCCGTCGAGCTGGCCCGGCAGATGTCGACCGACGACTCGCCCCGCTTCCTCAACGGTCTGCTCGGCCGGATCGCCGAGTACGCCACCCGCTGA
- the efp gene encoding elongation factor P, which yields MATTNDLKNGLVLNLDGELWSVVEFQHVKPGKGGAFVRTTLKNVLSGKVVDKTFNAGTKVETATVDKRTMQYLYADGEDYVFMDMETFDQIMVPGGTVGEAANYLLPEAEATVATHEGVPLYVELPTSVVLEITYTEPGLQGDRSTGGNKPATVETGATVQVPLFITTGEKIKVDTRDGRYLGRA from the coding sequence ATGGCCACCACCAACGACCTGAAGAACGGCCTGGTACTCAACCTAGACGGGGAGCTCTGGTCCGTCGTCGAGTTCCAGCACGTCAAGCCCGGTAAGGGTGGTGCGTTCGTGCGCACCACGCTGAAGAACGTGCTCTCCGGCAAGGTGGTCGACAAGACCTTCAACGCGGGCACCAAGGTCGAGACCGCCACCGTGGACAAGCGCACCATGCAGTACCTCTACGCCGACGGCGAGGACTACGTCTTCATGGACATGGAGACGTTCGACCAGATCATGGTGCCGGGTGGGACGGTCGGTGAGGCGGCCAACTACCTGTTGCCCGAGGCCGAGGCGACCGTGGCCACCCACGAGGGGGTGCCGCTCTACGTCGAGTTGCCGACCTCCGTCGTGTTGGAGATCACCTACACCGAGCCGGGCCTGCAGGGCGACCGCTCCACCGGTGGCAACAAGCCGGCGACCGTCGAGACCGGCGCTACCGTGCAGGTCCCGCTCTTCATCACCACCGGCGAGAAGATCAAGGTCGACACCCGCGACGGCCGTTACCTCGGCCGCGCCTGA
- the aroQ gene encoding type II 3-dehydroquinate dehydratase, translating into MRVYVLNGPNLGRLGTRQVDVYGVTSYADLVELCESTGRDLGLSVTVRQTDAEHELLGWLHAAADEGAAVVLNPAAWSHYSIAVRDACALLRGPLVEVHISNIHAREEFRHHSVVSAVATGVICGLGVDGYRLALHHLAARRGETG; encoded by the coding sequence GTGAGGGTCTACGTGCTCAATGGGCCGAATCTGGGCAGGCTGGGCACCCGCCAGGTCGACGTGTACGGCGTGACCAGCTACGCCGACCTGGTCGAACTCTGCGAGTCGACCGGGCGTGACCTCGGTCTGAGCGTGACCGTCCGGCAGACCGACGCCGAGCACGAGTTGCTCGGCTGGCTGCACGCCGCGGCGGACGAGGGTGCCGCCGTGGTGCTCAACCCGGCCGCGTGGTCGCACTACTCGATCGCCGTCCGGGACGCCTGCGCCCTGCTGCGCGGGCCGTTGGTGGAGGTGCACATCTCCAATATCCACGCCCGGGAGGAGTTCCGGCACCACTCGGTCGTGTCGGCGGTGGCCACCGGGGTGATCTGCGGGCTCGGCGTCGACGGCTACCGCCTCGCCCTGCACCACCTGGCCGCCCGCCGGGGCGAGACCGGCTGA
- the aroB gene encoding 3-dehydroquinate synthase has translation MDEVTRIPVGGERPYDVLVGRGLLGALPGLLPDATRVAVLHAPLKDLAEVIGAGLAAAGVAPLPIEVPDAEAGKHVEVAAQCWDRLGDAGFTRTDAVIGLGGGAVTDLAGFVAACWLRGVRWVPVATSLLGMVDAAVGGKTGINTAAGKNLVGAFHPPVGVLADLTTLDSLPTADLAAGLAEVVKCGFIADPAILDLVERDPAAATDPAGPVARELIERAIRVKADVVAGDLRESGVREVLNYGHTLAHAIEKAEGYRWRHGHAVSVGLVYAAELARLAGRLDAATARRHRDVVSALGLPTGYRAEEWPRLLATMRVDKKARGSRLRFVVLDGLARPAILDGPDDDLLHAAYGAVSS, from the coding sequence ATGGACGAGGTGACCCGGATTCCGGTCGGCGGCGAGCGGCCGTACGACGTGCTGGTCGGGCGCGGCCTGCTCGGTGCGCTGCCCGGGCTGCTGCCCGACGCCACCCGGGTGGCGGTGCTGCACGCCCCGCTGAAGGACCTGGCCGAGGTGATCGGCGCCGGGCTGGCCGCGGCCGGCGTGGCGCCGCTGCCGATCGAGGTGCCCGACGCGGAGGCCGGCAAGCACGTCGAGGTCGCGGCGCAGTGCTGGGACCGGCTCGGCGACGCGGGGTTCACCCGGACCGACGCGGTGATCGGGTTGGGCGGCGGGGCGGTCACCGACCTGGCCGGCTTCGTGGCGGCCTGCTGGCTGCGCGGGGTGCGCTGGGTCCCGGTGGCCACGTCGCTGCTCGGCATGGTCGACGCGGCGGTGGGCGGCAAGACCGGGATCAACACGGCGGCCGGCAAGAATCTCGTCGGTGCCTTCCACCCGCCGGTCGGGGTGCTGGCCGACCTCACCACGCTGGACAGCCTGCCCACCGCCGACCTGGCCGCCGGCCTGGCCGAGGTCGTCAAGTGCGGCTTCATCGCCGATCCGGCCATCCTCGACCTGGTCGAGCGGGATCCGGCCGCCGCGACCGACCCGGCCGGGCCGGTGGCCCGGGAACTGATCGAGCGGGCCATCCGGGTCAAGGCCGACGTGGTCGCCGGTGACCTGCGCGAATCGGGCGTTCGGGAGGTGCTGAACTACGGGCACACCCTGGCCCACGCGATCGAGAAGGCCGAGGGATATCGCTGGCGGCACGGTCATGCGGTCTCCGTCGGTCTGGTGTACGCCGCCGAACTGGCCCGCCTCGCCGGCCGCCTGGACGCGGCCACCGCGCGCCGGCACCGCGACGTGGTGAGCGCGCTCGGGCTGCCCACCGGCTACCGGGCCGAGGAGTGGCCGCGACTGCTGGCGACGATGCGGGTCGACAAGAAGGCCCGGGGCAGCCGGCTGCGTTTCGTGGTGCTCGACGGGCTGGCCCGGCCGGCGATCCTGGACGGCCCCGACGACGACCTGCTGCACGCCGCGTACGGCGCGGTGTCCTCGTGA
- a CDS encoding shikimate kinase, with protein MTGATRPACVLVGAPGSGKTTVGQALAAALGVEFRDTDADIERLAGKPIPEIFVDEGEDHFRTLERAALAAALASCSGVLALGGGAILAEENRAALIGHRVVHLSVELPDAIKRVGLGAGRPLLAINPRATLKHLMDQRRPLYAEVATATVSTDGRPPEEIVAEIVALLKR; from the coding sequence GTGACCGGTGCGACCCGTCCGGCCTGCGTGCTGGTCGGCGCGCCCGGCTCGGGCAAGACCACGGTCGGGCAGGCGCTGGCCGCCGCGCTCGGCGTGGAGTTCCGCGACACCGACGCCGACATCGAGCGCCTCGCCGGCAAGCCGATCCCGGAGATCTTCGTCGACGAGGGGGAGGACCACTTCCGTACCCTCGAACGGGCGGCGCTGGCCGCGGCGCTGGCTTCCTGCTCCGGGGTGCTCGCCCTCGGTGGCGGCGCGATCCTGGCCGAGGAGAACCGGGCCGCGCTGATCGGTCACCGGGTGGTGCACCTCTCGGTGGAACTGCCCGACGCCATCAAGCGGGTCGGACTCGGCGCCGGCCGTCCGCTGCTGGCGATCAATCCCCGGGCCACCCTCAAACATCTGATGGACCAGCGTCGCCCGCTCTACGCCGAGGTGGCCACCGCGACGGTGTCCACCGACGGGCGTCCGCCGGAGGAGATCGTCGCCGAGATCGTCGCCCTGCTCAAGCGCTGA
- the aroC gene encoding chorismate synthase, with the protein MLRWLTAGESHGPALVALLEGVPAGVEVTPTQIGDELARRRLGYGRGARMAFERDEIEVIGGLRHGVTLGSPFAVRVGNSEWPKWRTVMAADPVDADELASQARNAPLTRPRPGHADLAGMQKYGHTDARPILERASARETAARVAVGTVAKALLRQALDLEIVSHVVELGPVAVKPGLRPRPEDAERIDADPLRCLDPEASARMVAEVDAAKRAADTLGGVVEVLAYGVPPGLGSHVQWDRKLDARLATALMSIQAIKGVEIGDGWQQARSRGSEAHDEIIPTATGVRRVTDRAGGLEGGITTGEPLRVKAAMKPISSLNRALATVDVTTGEPATAINQRSDVCAVPAAAVVAEAMVALVLAEAAVEKFGGDSVAEMRRNLTGYLDALVIR; encoded by the coding sequence GTGTTGCGCTGGTTGACCGCAGGGGAATCGCACGGGCCCGCCCTCGTCGCATTGCTGGAGGGGGTGCCGGCCGGTGTCGAGGTGACCCCCACCCAGATCGGCGACGAACTCGCCCGCCGCCGGCTCGGCTACGGCCGGGGGGCGCGGATGGCCTTCGAGCGGGACGAGATCGAGGTCATCGGCGGCCTGCGGCACGGCGTGACGCTGGGCAGCCCGTTCGCCGTCCGGGTGGGCAACTCCGAGTGGCCGAAGTGGCGCACCGTGATGGCCGCCGACCCGGTCGACGCCGACGAGTTGGCCAGTCAGGCGCGCAACGCCCCGCTCACCCGACCCCGCCCCGGCCACGCCGACCTGGCCGGCATGCAGAAGTACGGCCACACCGACGCCCGGCCGATCCTGGAGCGGGCCAGCGCCCGGGAGACCGCGGCCCGGGTCGCGGTCGGCACGGTGGCCAAGGCGCTGCTGCGGCAGGCACTCGACCTCGAGATCGTCTCGCACGTGGTCGAGCTGGGTCCGGTCGCCGTCAAGCCGGGGCTGCGGCCCCGCCCGGAGGACGCCGAACGCATCGACGCCGACCCGCTGCGCTGCCTCGACCCCGAGGCCAGCGCCCGGATGGTCGCCGAGGTGGACGCCGCGAAGAGGGCCGCCGACACCCTCGGCGGCGTGGTCGAGGTGCTGGCCTACGGCGTTCCGCCCGGCCTGGGCAGCCACGTGCAGTGGGATCGCAAGCTCGACGCCCGGCTGGCGACCGCGCTGATGTCGATCCAGGCGATCAAGGGCGTGGAGATCGGCGACGGTTGGCAGCAGGCCCGGTCCCGGGGTTCCGAGGCGCACGACGAGATCATTCCCACCGCCACCGGCGTACGTCGGGTCACCGACCGGGCCGGCGGCCTGGAAGGCGGCATCACCACCGGCGAACCGCTGCGGGTGAAGGCCGCGATGAAGCCGATCTCCTCGCTCAACCGCGCCCTGGCCACGGTCGATGTCACCACCGGCGAACCGGCCACCGCGATCAACCAGCGTTCCGACGTCTGCGCGGTGCCCGCCGCCGCCGTGGTCGCCGAGGCGATGGTCGCGCTGGTGCTCGCCGAGGCGGCGGTGGAGAAGTTCGGCGGCGACTCGGTCGCCGAGATGCGCCGCAACCTGACCGGCTACCTCGACGCGCTGGTGATCCGGTGA
- a CDS encoding glycosyltransferase family 2 protein, translated as MVAAVARTRPGRKAEPVTRYPSVSAVVPTRNRPELLRAAVRAIVGQDHPGPVEVVVVYDQSAPEPSLTELSGPGRPVRVVTNTRTPGLAGARNSGILAATGELVAFCDDDDEWLPGKLRAQADALAATPGAQFVSCGIRVSYDGHTVERVLALDSISLADLLRDRMTELHPSTFLIRASALRDGFGLVDEEIPGSYAEDYEFLLRAARSAPLVNLPAPYVLVRWHRRSYFAQRWDTIATALQWLLDRYPEFASQPAGQARVTGQIAFAHAASGDSRGALRWARRTIRGNPREPRAYLALAVAGRMVRADTVLRTLHRRGRGI; from the coding sequence CTGGTGGCGGCCGTGGCGCGGACCCGGCCCGGACGGAAGGCGGAACCGGTGACCCGATACCCGAGCGTGAGCGCCGTCGTGCCCACCCGGAACCGCCCCGAGCTGCTGCGGGCCGCGGTACGGGCCATCGTCGGCCAGGACCATCCCGGCCCGGTGGAGGTGGTCGTGGTGTACGACCAGTCAGCGCCGGAGCCGTCGCTGACCGAGTTGTCCGGACCGGGCCGGCCGGTGCGGGTGGTGACCAACACCCGCACTCCCGGCCTGGCCGGCGCGCGCAACTCGGGCATCCTGGCCGCCACCGGCGAACTGGTCGCCTTCTGCGACGACGACGACGAGTGGCTGCCCGGCAAGCTGCGGGCCCAGGCCGACGCGCTGGCCGCCACGCCCGGCGCCCAGTTCGTCAGTTGCGGCATCCGGGTCAGCTACGACGGGCACACCGTGGAGCGGGTGCTGGCCCTCGACTCGATCAGCCTGGCCGACCTGCTGCGCGACCGGATGACCGAGCTGCACCCGTCGACCTTCCTCATCCGGGCGTCGGCACTGCGCGACGGGTTCGGGCTCGTCGACGAGGAGATCCCGGGCAGCTACGCCGAGGACTACGAGTTCCTGCTCCGGGCCGCCCGCAGCGCGCCGCTGGTCAACCTGCCCGCCCCGTACGTGCTGGTGCGCTGGCACCGGCGCTCGTACTTCGCCCAGCGGTGGGACACCATCGCCACCGCGTTGCAGTGGCTGCTGGACCGCTATCCCGAGTTCGCCAGCCAGCCGGCGGGGCAGGCGCGGGTCACCGGGCAGATCGCCTTCGCCCACGCCGCCTCGGGCGATTCCCGGGGTGCGCTGCGCTGGGCCCGGCGGACCATCCGCGGTAACCCGCGCGAGCCCCGGGCGTACCTGGCGCTGGCGGTGGCCGGGCGGATGGTCCGCGCCGACACGGTGCTGCGCACCCTGCACCGGCGGGGGAGGGGCATCTGA
- a CDS encoding glycosyltransferase: protein MSGDVSPDPGRIRLLVAVGTDKHPFDRLVDWLREWHGEVADAVVLTVQHGHTRAAGLPDAAPFLGHAELQAAMAAADLVVCHGGPATILEARRHGHLPIVVPRDPARGEHVDDHQLLFARRLGAAGLVALCESRRELLDALAAGLCDRSRFTVTVDADAADGRRAAVRRVGVIVEDLVAAAAQRPHQPWWRPWRGPGPDGRRNR from the coding sequence GTGAGCGGCGACGTGTCGCCCGACCCCGGGCGGATCCGGCTGCTGGTCGCCGTCGGCACGGACAAGCATCCCTTCGACCGGCTGGTCGACTGGCTGCGGGAGTGGCACGGCGAGGTCGCCGACGCGGTCGTGCTGACCGTGCAGCACGGACACACCCGCGCCGCCGGCCTGCCCGATGCGGCGCCGTTCCTCGGCCACGCCGAGTTGCAGGCGGCCATGGCCGCCGCCGACCTGGTGGTCTGCCACGGCGGGCCGGCCACCATCCTGGAGGCTCGCCGGCACGGGCACCTGCCGATCGTGGTGCCCCGTGACCCGGCCCGCGGCGAGCACGTGGACGACCACCAACTGCTGTTCGCCCGCAGGCTCGGCGCGGCCGGCCTGGTCGCGCTCTGCGAATCCCGGCGGGAGTTGCTCGACGCGCTCGCCGCCGGGCTGTGCGACCGCTCGCGCTTCACCGTGACCGTGGACGCCGACGCGGCCGACGGGCGGCGGGCCGCGGTGCGGCGGGTGGGAGTGATCGTCGAGGACCTGGTGGCCGCCGCCGCGCAGCGGCCCCACCAACCCTGGTGGCGGCCGTGGCGCGGACCCGGCCCGGACGGAAGGCGGAACCGGTGA
- a CDS encoding glycosyltransferase family protein yields MEDRPLLLLVGSSGGHLAQLLALQPWYETWRRCWVTFDTPEALSLLAGEDVVPAHHPTTRHLGNLLRNTVLAARVLRRRRVAAVVTTGAGVAVPFVVFARLRRVPTVYIEVYDRIDTPTLTARLCRPFLSAMLVQWEEQRRQYPEATVVGTLL; encoded by the coding sequence ATGGAAGACCGGCCGCTGTTGCTGCTGGTCGGGTCCAGCGGCGGGCACCTGGCCCAGTTGCTGGCCCTGCAACCCTGGTACGAGACCTGGCGACGGTGCTGGGTCACCTTCGACACGCCCGAGGCCCTGTCGCTGCTCGCCGGTGAGGACGTGGTTCCGGCGCACCACCCGACCACCCGCCATCTGGGCAACCTGCTGCGCAACACGGTCCTGGCCGCCCGGGTGCTACGGCGGCGGCGGGTCGCCGCGGTGGTCACCACCGGCGCGGGCGTGGCGGTGCCGTTCGTCGTGTTCGCCCGGCTGCGGCGTGTCCCGACCGTCTACATCGAGGTCTACGACCGGATCGACACACCGACGCTGACCGCCCGGCTGTGCCGCCCGTTCCTGTCGGCGATGCTCGTGCAGTGGGAGGAGCAGCGCCGCCAGTACCCTGAGGCCACCGTCGTGGGGACGCTGTTGTGA
- a CDS encoding sulfotransferase domain-containing protein has translation MSSIRDRMKQLVPPQVTNRVRESLVDYGVRTSHRRPLPDFLIIGTKRGGTTSLWNYLIRHPLVPRLFPAWNTKSSHYFEEHWGRGEAWYRSHFPTVRQREALERRHGGPVRVGEAAPLYMFHPLAAGRVAALMPAVRLIVLLRDPVERAYSHWKERRTNGVEPLDFPAALAAEPQRTAGERERLIAGADHFSERYDWYTYRARGRYLEHLQPWLERFDRERILFLPSEELYRDARATYRRTLDFLGLPPVDPPDFKIYNDRRSAPLEPALRAELTEYYRPHNEALRQRLGLRLDWPDRVA, from the coding sequence TTGTCGTCCATCCGGGACCGGATGAAGCAACTGGTGCCGCCCCAGGTGACGAACCGGGTGCGGGAGAGCCTCGTCGACTACGGGGTACGCACCAGTCACCGCCGGCCGCTGCCGGACTTCCTCATCATCGGCACGAAACGGGGCGGCACCACCTCGCTGTGGAACTATCTCATCCGGCACCCGCTGGTACCCCGACTCTTCCCGGCCTGGAACACGAAGTCCTCGCACTACTTCGAGGAGCACTGGGGTCGCGGGGAGGCGTGGTACCGCTCGCACTTCCCCACCGTGCGGCAGCGGGAGGCGCTGGAGCGCCGCCACGGCGGCCCGGTCCGGGTCGGTGAGGCCGCCCCGCTGTACATGTTCCATCCGCTGGCCGCCGGGCGGGTCGCCGCGCTGATGCCCGCGGTGCGGCTGATCGTGCTGCTGCGCGATCCGGTGGAGCGGGCGTACTCGCACTGGAAGGAGCGGCGGACCAACGGCGTGGAGCCGCTGGACTTCCCCGCCGCGCTGGCCGCCGAGCCGCAGCGGACGGCGGGCGAACGGGAGCGGTTGATCGCCGGAGCGGACCACTTCAGCGAGCGCTACGACTGGTACACCTACCGGGCCCGGGGCCGGTACCTGGAGCACCTGCAACCGTGGCTGGAGCGCTTCGACCGGGAGCGGATCCTCTTCCTGCCCAGCGAGGAGCTCTACCGTGACGCGCGGGCGACCTACCGGCGCACCCTGGACTTCCTCGGCCTGCCCCCCGTCGACCCGCCGGACTTCAAGATTTACAACGACCGGCGTTCGGCGCCGCTGGAGCCGGCGCTGCGTGCCGAGCTGACCGAGTACTACCGCCCGCACAACGAGGCGTTGCGGCAGCGGCTGGGCTTGCGGCTCGACTGGCCGGACCGGGTCGCGTGA
- a CDS encoding lipopolysaccharide biosynthesis protein, protein MDGAAEARRSARGGAAGLLGAAISGLFGFVLAVVITRGHGTTGSGAFFAAIGVVTVAAAVCTLGAETGLMWALPRRRAGATGGAVRVLAVALVPPLLVATLVAAGGALVAGPAAGRLLGPAGGPLLVVTFVAVPVVVAMNLLLAVVRCVRPVRAYVAVQFLLLPVARPLLVGAAVLTGGGLLAGMTGWLVPAAVALLVCLVLVAGPLGVGAGAALRPEPADWSTFWRFALPRAASAAIDAGSVWIGVLLTSALAGPAEAGILAAVGRYVLAGQLAMQGLRVAVSPQLSRLLGRGERAAAAAVHRQLTTWGLVLSWPVYLLLAVFAPAFLALFGPDFTTGAAALTVLALAMLVNTGVGNVQSLLLMGGRSGLHLVAALAGLLVTVGLGLVLVPGHGATGAAVAWAAGIVTENLTAVTCARLVVGEPLVDARLLVAAAVTVGGVGLAAVAGLAVAGRGTSGLALAVVSLAAICVGLSTLSRVRHGIRVTVAQIRGGSPVGEAPRPSKGR, encoded by the coding sequence GTGGACGGCGCGGCCGAGGCCCGGCGCAGCGCCCGCGGCGGCGCCGCCGGGCTGCTCGGCGCGGCGATCAGCGGACTGTTCGGCTTCGTGCTCGCGGTCGTCATCACCCGCGGCCACGGCACCACCGGATCCGGCGCGTTCTTCGCCGCGATCGGCGTGGTGACCGTCGCCGCCGCGGTCTGCACCCTCGGCGCGGAGACCGGGCTGATGTGGGCGCTGCCCCGGCGCCGGGCGGGCGCGACCGGTGGCGCCGTCCGGGTGCTGGCGGTCGCCCTGGTCCCGCCGCTGCTGGTCGCCACGCTGGTGGCGGCCGGCGGGGCACTGGTCGCCGGGCCAGCCGCCGGCCGCCTGCTGGGTCCGGCGGGTGGCCCGCTGCTGGTCGTGACCTTCGTGGCGGTGCCGGTGGTGGTCGCGATGAACCTGCTGCTGGCCGTCGTGCGCTGCGTACGCCCGGTGCGCGCCTACGTCGCGGTGCAGTTCCTCCTGCTGCCGGTGGCCCGGCCGCTGCTGGTCGGTGCGGCCGTGCTCACCGGCGGCGGACTGCTGGCCGGCATGACCGGCTGGCTGGTGCCCGCCGCGGTGGCCCTGCTGGTGTGTCTGGTCCTGGTCGCCGGGCCGCTGGGCGTGGGTGCCGGCGCCGCGCTGCGGCCGGAGCCCGCGGACTGGTCCACGTTCTGGCGTTTCGCGTTGCCCCGCGCCGCGTCCGCGGCGATCGACGCCGGCAGCGTGTGGATCGGCGTGCTGCTGACCTCGGCACTGGCCGGCCCGGCCGAGGCCGGCATCCTCGCCGCGGTGGGCCGCTACGTCCTCGCCGGTCAACTGGCGATGCAGGGGCTGCGGGTGGCGGTCTCCCCGCAGCTGTCGCGGCTGCTGGGCCGCGGTGAGCGGGCAGCCGCCGCGGCCGTGCACCGGCAGCTGACCACCTGGGGACTGGTGCTCTCCTGGCCGGTGTACCTGCTGCTCGCCGTCTTCGCGCCGGCCTTCCTGGCGTTGTTCGGCCCGGACTTCACCACCGGCGCCGCCGCGCTGACCGTGCTGGCGCTGGCCATGCTGGTCAACACCGGCGTCGGCAACGTGCAGAGCCTGCTGTTGATGGGCGGGCGCAGCGGCCTGCACCTGGTCGCGGCGCTGGCCGGGCTGCTGGTCACCGTCGGCCTCGGGCTGGTGCTGGTCCCCGGGCACGGCGCGACCGGCGCGGCGGTGGCCTGGGCCGCCGGCATCGTCACCGAGAACCTCACGGCGGTCACCTGCGCCCGGCTGGTGGTCGGTGAGCCCCTGGTCGACGCCCGGCTGCTGGTCGCCGCCGCGGTCACCGTGGGTGGGGTCGGCCTGGCCGCGGTGGCCGGTCTGGCGGTGGCCGGACGCGGCACTTCCGGGCTGGCGCTGGCGGTGGTCTCGCTGGCCGCCATCTGCGTCGGTCTGTCGACGTTGTCCCGGGTACGGCATGGCATCCGGGTGACCGTGGCGCAGATCCGTGGCGGGTCGCCGGTCGGCGAAGCACCACGGCCGTCGAAGGGCAGGTGA
- a CDS encoding O-antigen ligase family protein, giving the protein MFGLVPLWWLAGGFYLGWPLLGALLFTLLATRGRLPLPPAVGIWLLFLAIVLASATRLQSPVSLLTFALRLAFYLTALVVAVYVYTAARERPDQAAVLVPLCAFWCGLVVLGWLGVLTPRFELTTPVEMLLPGGVARVPFINDMVHLGTAEYSVRSLDPIYRPAAPYAYTNTYGSAYALTLPCVVAYTMLRRRGPVRWALLVSLPPSLVPAFLTLNRAMFLSLGVGLAVLGVRAALRGNTRVAASIVGVVVLVGAATLVIPVAELIGNRVQSSDTNSDRLSLYVEVLRRVGDSPWLGYGAPVDVDTVSADAPIGTQGQLWMVLFSHGVPALLCFLAWFVAAALSCARATSAAGQWLSVVPVICLVQVPFYGMANQNLAVAFFAVAFAMALAERERRASPGRRPPAAVGPV; this is encoded by the coding sequence ATGTTCGGCCTGGTGCCGCTGTGGTGGCTGGCGGGCGGCTTCTACCTCGGCTGGCCGCTGCTGGGTGCCCTGCTGTTCACGTTGCTGGCGACCCGGGGCCGGCTGCCGCTGCCGCCCGCGGTGGGGATCTGGTTGCTGTTCCTGGCCATCGTGCTGGCCAGCGCGACCCGGCTCCAGTCACCGGTCTCGCTGCTGACCTTCGCGTTGCGGTTGGCCTTCTACCTCACCGCGTTGGTCGTCGCGGTCTACGTCTACACCGCCGCCCGGGAACGCCCCGACCAGGCCGCCGTCCTGGTGCCGCTCTGCGCGTTCTGGTGCGGGCTGGTCGTCCTTGGTTGGCTGGGTGTGCTGACGCCACGCTTCGAGTTGACCACCCCGGTCGAGATGCTGCTGCCCGGTGGCGTGGCCCGCGTCCCGTTCATCAACGACATGGTCCACCTCGGCACCGCGGAGTACAGCGTCCGGTCGCTCGACCCGATCTACCGGCCGGCGGCGCCCTACGCGTACACCAACACCTACGGCAGCGCGTACGCGCTGACGCTGCCGTGTGTGGTCGCGTACACGATGCTGCGTCGCCGCGGCCCGGTGCGGTGGGCGCTGCTGGTGTCGCTGCCGCCGTCGCTGGTTCCGGCGTTCCTCACGCTCAACCGGGCGATGTTCCTCAGCCTCGGCGTCGGCCTGGCCGTGCTCGGGGTACGGGCGGCGCTGCGCGGCAACACCCGGGTGGCCGCCTCCATCGTCGGGGTGGTGGTGCTGGTCGGTGCCGCCACGCTGGTCATCCCGGTCGCCGAGCTGATCGGCAACCGGGTCCAGTCCAGCGACACCAACTCCGATCGCCTCTCCCTCTATGTCGAGGTGCTGCGCCGGGTGGGGGACTCGCCGTGGCTCGGCTACGGGGCGCCGGTGGACGTGGACACCGTCTCCGCCGACGCGCCGATCGGCACCCAGGGGCAGCTCTGGATGGTGCTGTTCAGCCACGGTGTGCCGGCGCTGCTGTGCTTCCTGGCCTGGTTCGTCGCCGCCGCGCTGAGTTGCGCCCGAGCCACCTCGGCCGCCGGGCAGTGGCTCTCCGTCGTCCCGGTGATCTGCCTGGTACAGGTGCCCTTCTACGGGATGGCCAACCAGAATCTCGCGGTCGCCTTCTTCGCGGTCGCCTTCGCGATGGCGCTCGCCGAGCGGGAGCGACGCGCCTCGCCCGGCCGGCGGCCACCGGCGGCGGTGGGGCCGGTATGA